A genomic window from Clostridium aceticum includes:
- the lon gene encoding endopeptidase La — translation MVEKETSISTRTIPLIPLRGLNVFPYMVIHFDVGRERSINALEEAMVNDQLVFLVAQKEAEVNAPTLEDLYEVGTIAKIKQMLKLPGDTIRVLVEGISRGKITHVVQETPYFQVEIEEKTYKTEMEVDSETEALMRSVVDSFEEYVEVSNKISSEILITIAEIEMPGRLADTIASNVFIKPGQKQEILEAFDPVVRLEILYKILLEEIEILEIEKKINNRVKKQINKVQKEYYLREQLKAIQKELGEDEGIVEEVAEYKEKLNKLKFPKDIHEKIDREIDRLLKLSPASAETGVIRNYIDWALNLPWTKETKDKLELKKSAEILDEDHYGLKKVKERILEYLAIRQLAKSMKGPILCLVGPPGVGKTSIAKSIARSLNRKFVRMSLGGVRDEAEIRGHRRTYVGAIPGRIISSIRQAGTKNPLFLLDEIDKLASDFRGDPASALLEVLDPEQNHDFTDHFMEMPFNLSKVMFITTANTLDTIPRPLLDRMEVIRIAGYTEEEKLNIVSKYLLPKQIKEHGLKPEMLKVSEKALRDIINYYTREAGVRNLERQIANLCRKVAKRVVEEKLKMIRISPANLAKYLGKPIYRYEMANQKDEVGVVRGLAWTMVGGDTLSIEVTPMKGNGKLVLTGQLGDVMKESARAGISYIRSREEALKIDPEFHTNLDIHIHIPEGATPKDGPSAGITMATAVISALTNIPVYKDVAMTGEITLRGRVLPVGGIKEKVLAANRAGIKKVLLPIENKRDLEEIPENVKKKMEFVFVDHMDEVLEHALKRSVKDED, via the coding sequence ATGGTAGAAAAAGAAACTTCTATTTCAACTCGTACAATTCCTTTGATTCCTTTGAGGGGATTAAACGTCTTTCCATATATGGTTATACACTTTGATGTAGGTAGAGAACGTTCTATTAATGCATTAGAGGAAGCCATGGTAAATGATCAACTGGTTTTTTTAGTTGCTCAAAAGGAGGCTGAAGTGAATGCCCCTACACTGGAAGATCTTTATGAAGTAGGTACGATTGCTAAAATTAAACAAATGTTAAAGTTACCTGGGGATACCATAAGAGTATTGGTGGAGGGGATTTCCAGAGGTAAAATTACCCATGTAGTACAGGAGACACCGTATTTTCAAGTGGAAATAGAGGAAAAAACCTATAAAACAGAAATGGAAGTAGACAGTGAAACAGAGGCTTTAATGCGTAGTGTGGTGGACTCCTTTGAGGAATACGTAGAAGTAAGTAATAAAATTTCATCAGAAATTTTGATCACTATAGCAGAGATAGAGATGCCTGGAAGATTAGCGGATACAATCGCTTCAAATGTTTTTATTAAGCCAGGACAAAAACAGGAAATCCTAGAGGCTTTTGATCCAGTTGTGAGGTTAGAAATCTTATATAAGATTTTGCTAGAAGAAATTGAAATTTTAGAAATAGAGAAAAAGATTAATAATCGTGTAAAAAAACAAATCAACAAAGTTCAAAAAGAGTATTATTTGAGGGAACAGTTAAAGGCGATACAGAAGGAACTAGGAGAAGATGAGGGTATTGTAGAGGAAGTGGCTGAGTACAAGGAAAAGCTTAATAAATTGAAATTTCCTAAAGATATCCATGAAAAAATTGATAGAGAAATTGATAGGTTGTTAAAGTTATCTCCTGCTTCAGCAGAAACAGGAGTGATTCGTAATTACATAGATTGGGCTTTAAACCTACCTTGGACGAAGGAGACCAAAGATAAGCTGGAGTTAAAAAAATCAGCGGAAATTTTAGATGAAGATCATTATGGCTTGAAGAAGGTTAAAGAAAGAATACTAGAATACTTAGCTATACGGCAACTGGCAAAGTCCATGAAAGGACCAATTTTATGTCTAGTAGGACCTCCTGGTGTAGGTAAGACATCTATCGCTAAGTCTATTGCTCGATCTCTCAATAGAAAATTTGTTCGAATGTCTTTGGGTGGTGTAAGAGACGAAGCAGAAATAAGAGGACATAGAAGAACTTATGTAGGTGCTATTCCTGGGAGAATTATTTCTTCTATTCGTCAAGCAGGGACAAAAAATCCATTATTTTTATTAGATGAAATTGATAAATTGGCCAGTGATTTTAGAGGAGATCCTGCATCAGCACTTTTAGAAGTACTGGACCCAGAACAAAACCATGATTTTACAGATCATTTTATGGAAATGCCCTTTAATCTTTCTAAGGTTATGTTTATAACAACCGCTAACACATTGGATACCATACCAAGGCCTCTATTAGACCGTATGGAAGTGATTCGAATAGCGGGATATACAGAGGAAGAAAAGCTAAACATCGTTTCTAAGTATTTGCTGCCTAAACAGATTAAAGAACATGGTTTAAAGCCAGAAATGTTAAAGGTATCAGAAAAAGCTTTAAGAGATATTATCAACTACTACACTAGAGAAGCAGGAGTAAGAAACTTAGAAAGACAGATAGCTAATTTATGTCGAAAAGTGGCAAAAAGAGTAGTAGAAGAGAAATTAAAGATGATTCGGATTTCTCCTGCTAATTTAGCAAAATATCTAGGTAAACCAATTTATCGTTACGAAATGGCAAATCAAAAAGATGAAGTGGGTGTGGTAAGAGGTTTAGCTTGGACGATGGTAGGCGGAGATACATTATCTATTGAAGTAACCCCCATGAAGGGCAATGGTAAATTAGTGCTGACAGGTCAGTTGGGCGATGTAATGAAGGAGTCTGCTAGGGCAGGTATTAGTTACATTCGTTCAAGAGAAGAAGCATTAAAGATCGATCCGGAATTTCATACTAACCTAGATATTCATATTCATATTCCAGAAGGAGCCACGCCAAAAGACGGTCCTTCTGCTGGTATTACCATGGCTACTGCGGTTATTTCTGCTTTGACGAATATCCCAGTTTATAAAGATGTTGCTATGACAGGAGAAATCACTTTGAGGGGAAGAGTCTTACCAGTAGGGGGAATTAAAGAAAAGGTATTGGCTGCCAATAGAGCAGGGATAAAAAAGGTATTACTCCCTATAGAAAACAAAAGAGATTTAGAAGAAATACCAGAAAATGTAAAAAAGAAAATGGAATTTGTCTTTGTAGATCATATGGATGAGGTACTGGAGCATGCCTTGAAAAGGAGCGTAAAAGATGAAGATTAA
- the yihA gene encoding ribosome biogenesis GTP-binding protein YihA/YsxC codes for MKIKTSDFVTSAVAPSQYPEDMLPEVALVGRSNVGKSSTINTMLGRKKLARISATPGKTRTINFFIINKEFYLVDLPGYGYAKVSKTEKASWGKTMETYLASRKNLQEVILLVDIRHEPTNDDKMMYDWLKHFGYGSRVIATKLDKITRSQLQKNLKIIRQKLEMTKEDRILPVSSLKKQGVEEVWNSIEELFIERQLPITIEEAPK; via the coding sequence ATGAAGATTAAAACTTCAGACTTTGTTACTAGTGCAGTGGCGCCTAGCCAATATCCAGAAGATATGTTGCCAGAAGTTGCATTGGTAGGCAGGTCCAATGTCGGAAAGTCTTCTACGATTAATACGATGCTGGGGAGAAAAAAACTAGCCAGAATAAGTGCCACACCAGGAAAAACAAGGACCATCAACTTTTTCATCATCAACAAGGAATTTTACTTAGTAGATTTGCCAGGGTATGGTTATGCAAAAGTGTCAAAAACAGAAAAAGCATCTTGGGGAAAGACTATGGAAACTTACTTGGCAAGTAGAAAAAATCTTCAAGAAGTAATTTTATTAGTGGATATAAGACACGAACCTACCAATGATGATAAGATGATGTATGATTGGTTGAAGCATTTTGGCTATGGCAGTAGGGTGATTGCTACGAAACTTGATAAAATCACAAGATCTCAGCTGCAAAAAAATCTTAAAATCATTCGGCAAAAACTAGAGATGACCAAAGAGGACAGAATTTTACCAGTATCTTCTCTAAAGAAGCAAGGCGTAGAGGAAGTCTGGAACAGCATTGAGGAATTGTTTATTGAAAGACAGTTGCCTATTACAATAGAAGAAGCTCCAAAGTAA
- the rd gene encoding rubredoxin, whose protein sequence is MKKYVCTPCGYVYDPEVGDPDSGVAAGTAFEDIPDDWVCPICGVGKDMFELEE, encoded by the coding sequence ATGAAAAAATATGTATGTACACCATGTGGTTATGTTTATGATCCTGAGGTAGGAGATCCAGATTCAGGTGTTGCTGCTGGAACAGCTTTTGAAGATATTCCAGATGATTGGGTTTGTCCTATCTGTGGTGTTGGCAAAGATATGTTTGAACTAGAAGAGTAG
- a CDS encoding glutamate-5-semialdehyde dehydrogenase yields MMTFVEQCKTLKKAAQVLGSTDTKAKNEALRQVAISLNQYEDYILQENAKDIENAKQNHMKESLIDRLRLTKDRIQGMIDSIYTIIDLKDPVWRSNDVWTLENGLTISKMTVPIGVIGIIYESRPNVTVDAFSLTLKSGNCILLRGSSTSINSNRALVYAIKEGLKNSAISQEVIGFVDDTDRGIVKEMLTLNEYIDLIIPRGGKDLIDFVVKNATVPTIETGVGNCHIFVDEDSDLEKAIDIIENAKVQRPGVCNACETVLIHEKIAEVLLPKLYDRIGSKVEIRGCAAVKKLIDVKAATDEDWAEEYLDYILAVKLVKSIDDAIEHINQYGSKHSEAILTENFTHANTFLRQVDAAAVYVNASTRFTDGGEFGFGGEMGISTQKMHARGPMGLNELVTVKYTIVGNGQIRE; encoded by the coding sequence ATGATGACATTCGTTGAACAATGCAAAACATTAAAAAAAGCAGCCCAGGTTTTAGGGAGTACAGATACAAAGGCAAAAAATGAAGCATTAAGACAGGTGGCCATTAGCTTAAACCAATACGAAGACTATATTTTGCAGGAAAATGCTAAGGATATTGAAAATGCAAAACAAAATCATATGAAGGAAAGTCTTATTGATCGCTTGAGGTTAACTAAAGATAGAATACAAGGAATGATAGACAGTATTTATACCATCATCGATTTAAAGGACCCAGTATGGAGAAGTAATGATGTATGGACATTGGAAAATGGTTTAACCATCAGTAAGATGACGGTACCTATAGGGGTGATTGGCATTATCTATGAATCAAGACCTAATGTGACAGTAGATGCTTTTTCCCTAACCCTAAAAAGCGGAAACTGTATTTTGTTGAGGGGCAGCTCTACTTCTATCAATTCTAACAGAGCACTAGTATATGCTATCAAAGAAGGATTGAAAAATAGTGCTATATCTCAAGAGGTGATTGGTTTTGTAGATGATACAGACCGAGGCATTGTAAAAGAAATGTTAACCTTAAATGAATACATTGATTTAATTATTCCTAGAGGTGGTAAGGATTTAATTGATTTTGTAGTAAAAAATGCTACTGTACCTACCATCGAGACGGGTGTAGGAAACTGCCATATTTTTGTGGATGAAGATAGTGATTTAGAAAAAGCCATAGATATTATAGAAAATGCCAAGGTTCAGCGTCCAGGCGTTTGTAATGCTTGTGAAACTGTACTAATACATGAAAAAATTGCTGAAGTGTTGTTACCTAAACTATATGACCGTATAGGAAGCAAGGTAGAAATTCGTGGCTGTGCAGCAGTGAAAAAACTGATAGATGTCAAGGCCGCCACCGATGAAGATTGGGCAGAGGAATATTTAGATTATATTTTGGCAGTAAAGCTGGTAAAAAGTATTGACGACGCTATTGAGCATATCAATCAATATGGCAGCAAGCACTCAGAGGCAATTTTGACAGAAAACTTCACTCATGCTAATACTTTCTTAAGACAAGTGGATGCAGCAGCAGTTTATGTTAATGCTTCCACTAGGTTTACAGACGGAGGAGAGTTTGGTTTTGGTGGAGAAATGGGTATTAGTACACAAAAAATGCATGCCAGAGGGCCTATGGGTTTAAATGAACTGGTGACAGTAAAATATACTATTGTGGGCAATGGACAAATTAGAGAATAG
- the proB gene encoding glutamate 5-kinase: MDKLENRGVEMIKELINNSKKIVIKIGSNTLANQDGTICKTFLQDLSKQISHLKDQGKQVVIVSSGARIAGVATLAKWMRKEDIHYKQALCAIGQVELMDAYRRVFEEEHIHIGQMLLTRDDFSDPHRTLNIRNTLFTLVDEGVIPIINENDTVSVEEIKIGDNDTLAALTTNLWNADLLILFSDIDGIYNKNPKTYKDAEFIEEVNNIDVLLKTIEIGTVNDFGTGGIATKIEAAKKVNNYGIPMILANGKKENILLKLLDGSEKGTVFLANN; the protein is encoded by the coding sequence ATGGACAAATTAGAGAATAGAGGGGTAGAGATGATCAAGGAGCTTATCAATAATAGCAAAAAAATTGTTATTAAAATCGGCAGTAATACATTGGCAAATCAAGATGGTACAATATGCAAGACTTTCTTGCAGGATTTAAGTAAACAAATTAGTCACTTAAAGGACCAGGGAAAACAAGTGGTTATTGTATCTTCGGGAGCAAGAATTGCTGGGGTGGCAACCTTAGCCAAATGGATGCGTAAAGAAGACATTCATTACAAACAAGCCTTATGTGCCATTGGTCAGGTAGAGTTGATGGATGCCTATCGAAGAGTTTTTGAGGAGGAACACATCCATATTGGCCAGATGCTTTTAACAAGAGATGATTTTTCAGATCCACACAGGACCTTAAATATAAGGAATACACTTTTTACACTAGTAGATGAAGGTGTTATTCCTATCATCAATGAGAACGATACTGTAAGTGTAGAAGAAATAAAAATAGGAGACAATGATACATTAGCGGCTTTGACGACAAACCTTTGGAATGCAGATCTTCTAATCCTTTTTAGTGATATTGATGGTATTTATAATAAGAATCCCAAAACCTATAAAGATGCTGAATTTATAGAAGAAGTTAACAATATTGATGTCCTGTTAAAAACCATTGAAATAGGTACGGTAAATGATTTTGGCACGGGAGGGATTGCAACAAAAATAGAAGCTGCTAAGAAGGTAAATAATTATGGTATACCCATGATTCTAGCTAATGGTAAGAAAGAAAATATTTTATTAAAGCTACTAGATGGCAGCGAAAAAGGAACCGTGTTTTTAGCGAATAATTAA
- a CDS encoding aspartate carbamoyltransferase regulatory subunit has product MLKVNSIQKGIVIDHISSGKGLKIFEKLCLDKIDTPVVLLMKVPSKKLGKKDIIKVQDYIDIDLTILGLIDPNITINIIENDRTIEKKAIEIPQKVSGLFKCKNPRCITCIDDYAEPEFTLVPNGKIQYKCSYCEELTEYRL; this is encoded by the coding sequence GTGTTAAAGGTAAACAGTATTCAAAAAGGTATTGTGATCGATCATATAAGCTCTGGTAAAGGTTTAAAAATCTTTGAAAAGCTTTGTTTAGATAAAATAGATACACCAGTGGTTTTACTAATGAAGGTCCCCAGTAAAAAATTAGGTAAAAAAGATATTATTAAAGTACAAGACTACATTGATATTGACTTAACGATACTGGGTTTAATTGATCCTAATATCACGATTAATATCATTGAGAACGATAGAACAATAGAGAAAAAAGCTATTGAAATCCCTCAAAAAGTTTCTGGTTTATTTAAATGCAAAAACCCACGCTGTATTACTTGCATAGATGATTACGCAGAGCCAGAATTTACTCTCGTACCTAATGGTAAGATTCAATACAAATGTAGTTATTGCGAAGAATTGACGGAGTATCGTCTATAA
- the pyrB gene encoding aspartate carbamoyltransferase, translating to MSLQGRHLIDPNDLTLEEIQRIIDLGLNIYHHPAQYAEICKGKILGTLFYESSTRTRLSFESAMLRMGGNILGFSDAATSSVQKGESIADTIRVLDDYADILVMRHPREGAPKLASQYATVPIINGGDGGHQHPTQTLTDLITIQYYKGEIKNLKVAFCGDLLFGRTVHSLLKTLSRYPNISFVLISPPELKIPYHLKSEILQNHDVEIIETHCLETYMKEIDILYMTRIQKERFFNEEDYIKLKDSYILNKEKLVPAKEELLVLHPLPRVNEISYDVDDDPRGKYFEQAKLGVYARMALMALLLGVVESC from the coding sequence ATGAGTTTACAAGGCAGACACTTGATTGACCCTAATGATTTAACACTGGAGGAGATTCAGCGAATTATTGATTTAGGATTAAATATTTATCATCATCCAGCTCAGTATGCAGAAATATGCAAAGGAAAAATACTAGGTACTTTGTTTTATGAGTCCAGTACACGTACTCGTTTAAGTTTTGAATCTGCTATGCTGAGAATGGGAGGAAATATTTTAGGTTTCTCTGATGCCGCCACCAGTTCTGTACAAAAAGGTGAAAGTATCGCAGATACGATCCGTGTTTTAGACGATTATGCGGATATTCTAGTAATGCGCCATCCTAGAGAAGGCGCACCTAAGTTAGCTTCTCAATATGCTACTGTGCCTATTATCAATGGCGGTGATGGTGGACATCAGCATCCTACCCAAACTTTAACAGACCTGATTACCATTCAGTATTACAAAGGTGAGATTAAGAACCTAAAAGTAGCTTTTTGTGGTGATCTATTATTTGGTCGTACTGTTCATTCTCTTTTAAAAACCTTAAGTAGATATCCTAATATAAGTTTTGTATTAATTTCTCCTCCTGAATTGAAGATTCCTTATCATCTCAAAAGTGAAATTCTTCAAAACCATGATGTTGAAATTATTGAAACCCATTGTCTTGAAACTTACATGAAGGAAATCGATATTCTTTACATGACAAGAATTCAAAAAGAAAGATTTTTTAATGAAGAAGATTATATAAAGTTAAAAGATAGTTACATTTTAAATAAAGAAAAACTAGTACCCGCCAAAGAGGAGCTGTTGGTACTTCACCCACTGCCACGGGTAAATGAAATCAGCTATGATGTAGATGATGACCCTAGAGGAAAGTATTTTGAACAAGCAAAGCTAGGGGTATACGCAAGAATGGCCTTAATGGCACTACTTTTGGGGGTGGTTGAATCGTGTTAA
- a CDS encoding ADP-ribosylglycohydrolase family protein, whose protein sequence is MYGLSLEELYNFLVEEGEMPPFMEYNENIHLIPVSNIEYRDKIRGALVSLAIGDAYGSYLEGQLPREVEYINNFLKGDRHAVSLNITDDTEMSIMLAESLIIHQGFYPEDIANRFVRQSITQMGNTIKEFIHNYRDRKIAWYKSGVESAGNGAAMRCAPIALINYGDFVSLKMMAGIQSSITHMDQMAIASSIAHSTAIAYLMNLSPFSLRDKEDLYKFISVCAKGIKGIETKVYRTRENSQIANLYTRLNIELAEAIEKDLEVDEIREKWGSGAYVLESLPYGLFVFLKNPNDYEKILKQCLMARDTDTVASLALTLAGAYLGYNHIPKGYISKLKNLEEILALADRLFELSLKNKSNNPYRRMRENISESKSQDEIDKLMWKGIKYNKQEHYQQSVKYFEDLIIQHPEAKKNERIKLHIIEAYEGLGTKLLKEEAYEEALKHFKKALAYDLNHPIILCDLAITYLNLDDLNKAEKYARRSVEIAPEYEIGREVLEAITSIKRKS, encoded by the coding sequence ATGTACGGATTATCTTTAGAAGAGCTTTATAACTTTTTAGTAGAAGAGGGGGAGATGCCTCCTTTTATGGAATATAATGAAAACATTCATTTGATTCCTGTATCGAACATCGAATACAGAGATAAGATTCGGGGGGCTTTGGTAAGTCTTGCCATAGGAGATGCTTATGGCAGCTACTTGGAGGGTCAGCTTCCTAGAGAAGTAGAATATATTAATAACTTTTTAAAAGGAGATCGACATGCGGTTTCATTAAATATTACTGATGATACTGAAATGAGCATTATGTTGGCAGAATCTCTTATTATTCATCAAGGCTTTTACCCAGAGGATATAGCCAATAGGTTTGTACGTCAATCTATTACTCAGATGGGAAACACCATTAAAGAGTTTATCCATAACTATCGTGATAGAAAGATAGCATGGTACAAGAGTGGTGTTGAGTCTGCCGGCAACGGTGCTGCTATGAGATGTGCTCCTATAGCTTTAATTAATTATGGAGACTTTGTTTCTTTAAAAATGATGGCAGGTATTCAATCTTCAATCACCCATATGGATCAAATGGCAATTGCTTCTAGTATTGCCCATAGTACAGCTATTGCCTATCTAATGAATTTATCCCCCTTTAGTTTAAGGGATAAAGAGGATCTATATAAGTTTATATCCGTTTGCGCAAAAGGGATTAAAGGTATAGAAACCAAGGTTTACCGTACTAGAGAGAATAGTCAAATTGCTAATTTATATACAAGATTAAATATAGAATTGGCGGAGGCTATTGAAAAAGATTTAGAAGTAGATGAAATAAGAGAAAAGTGGGGAAGTGGTGCTTATGTACTGGAATCTTTACCCTATGGATTATTTGTCTTTTTAAAAAATCCCAATGATTATGAAAAAATATTGAAACAGTGTTTAATGGCGAGAGATACAGATACCGTTGCCAGCCTAGCATTGACCTTAGCAGGGGCTTATTTAGGATATAACCATATTCCTAAAGGATATATTAGCAAATTAAAAAATCTTGAGGAAATATTAGCTTTAGCAGATCGCTTATTTGAACTATCTTTAAAAAATAAAAGTAATAATCCCTATAGAAGAATGAGAGAAAATATTAGTGAATCAAAATCTCAAGATGAGATCGACAAATTGATGTGGAAGGGCATTAAATACAACAAACAAGAACATTATCAGCAGTCTGTAAAATACTTTGAAGACTTAATTATACAGCATCCAGAAGCAAAGAAAAATGAGAGAATAAAACTTCACATTATTGAAGCTTATGAAGGACTGGGCACCAAACTTTTAAAGGAAGAAGCCTACGAAGAAGCTCTGAAGCATTTTAAAAAAGCATTGGCCTATGATCTAAACCACCCCATTATTTTGTGTGATCTAGCGATTACTTATCTCAACTTAGATGATTTAAATAAGGCAGAAAAATATGCTCGGCGTTCTGTAGAGATAGCACCAGAATATGAGATAGGTAGGGAGGTACTAGAGGCAATTACCAGTATCAAAAGAAAAAGCTAA
- a CDS encoding LytR/AlgR family response regulator transcription factor, translated as MKIDFIVCEDNPKTRKTICDWLESYIDHKDIQLLVATSQPEEALSLVTEDEATKICLLDINLNKEMNGVALAEKIRSINMNTKIIFITAYAEWAVESLNRNIEPFAYLTKPLDRQTFDWHIRRLLKKIKELQDLQMYPNVGLIKLEAYGRTHYKKVEGITHIETHHKEGYLTVHTIQGEKIIHRSRLNDMLQTLNKIQSSTFLQCYKSTLVNPYYIESTDKKQGEIILKNGTRLFMSRSREVQEEIDRRVMGGNS; from the coding sequence ATGAAGATTGATTTTATCGTATGCGAAGATAATCCTAAAACTAGAAAAACCATCTGTGATTGGTTAGAAAGTTACATTGATCATAAAGATATCCAATTATTGGTGGCGACATCCCAACCGGAGGAAGCCTTGTCTTTGGTCACAGAAGATGAAGCCACCAAGATTTGTCTTTTAGATATTAACTTAAATAAAGAGATGAACGGTGTAGCATTAGCTGAGAAGATCAGAAGCATAAATATGAATACAAAAATTATATTTATTACTGCTTATGCGGAGTGGGCTGTAGAAAGTCTTAACAGAAATATAGAACCTTTTGCTTATCTTACAAAACCTTTAGACCGCCAAACCTTTGATTGGCATATTAGGAGACTGCTAAAGAAAATTAAAGAACTTCAAGATTTGCAGATGTATCCCAATGTAGGCTTAATAAAACTAGAAGCCTATGGTAGAACCCACTACAAAAAAGTAGAGGGAATTACCCATATAGAAACCCATCATAAAGAAGGCTATCTTACAGTACATACAATCCAAGGGGAAAAAATTATTCATAGGAGTAGACTAAATGATATGCTGCAGACGCTTAATAAAATACAGTCCAGTACTTTCTTACAATGTTATAAGTCTACGCTGGTAAATCCTTATTATATCGAGAGTACCGATAAGAAGCAAGGGGAAATCATATTAAAAAATGGCACACGTCTATTTATGTCTAGAAGCAGAGAAGTTCAAGAGGAAATAGATAGGAGGGTGATGGGGGGGAATTCATGA
- a CDS encoding GHKL domain-containing protein produces the protein MLTIDNFRSIIVIAMEVLIYINVLRLFLKVPKNKYMKLYFSLFISGIAVVMIHSEMQYFYNFKTAVILMIQGLITIILLKTTILKTIFLLFICAVVTLLGNIFAIFIMMSILGVTMLEIQNDTKLFFTGNLITFATIALLLYIIKYILLYKTYGKTVQVKSKNIVLYIITVFSMLFINFYTFIYHANEMNVLVSVVHIILVVAYITISLNYTFLENDFYYQKILYQNQQEYLTVIENLLNGYRELKHGWKNYLTGFSGFIYGDEQDWEALIGYYESVVKKTKHLTKDCLTVLTKIKDYILLGMFIERINEAEAKEINVNINISGEEVKLGKDYDFQMDLNFMLGNFLDNAIRHAEEAEIPILWIEIVCEEEYTNFVIKNTFKKESMKAKQRFDGGHGLRLVTEKVKKYPFIVHSTIIDGDLFIQELIIEKQPMRSLA, from the coding sequence ATGCTAACAATAGACAATTTTCGCAGTATTATAGTGATTGCCATGGAGGTTTTAATTTATATTAATGTTTTAAGGTTGTTTTTAAAAGTGCCCAAAAATAAGTATATGAAATTATATTTTTCACTTTTTATTTCTGGTATTGCAGTAGTAATGATTCACAGTGAAATGCAATATTTTTATAATTTTAAAACAGCTGTAATTTTGATGATTCAAGGATTAATTACAATTATCCTATTAAAAACAACAATTCTTAAAACTATATTTTTACTATTTATCTGTGCTGTTGTAACACTATTGGGAAATATTTTTGCTATTTTTATTATGATGAGTATCTTAGGGGTCACAATGCTAGAGATACAAAATGATACAAAGCTATTTTTTACTGGAAACCTAATAACCTTTGCAACAATTGCATTGTTGCTATATATAATAAAATATATATTATTATATAAAACCTATGGTAAAACAGTGCAGGTGAAAAGCAAGAATATTGTACTATACATCATAACCGTGTTTTCTATGCTGTTTATTAACTTCTATACCTTTATCTATCATGCAAATGAAATGAATGTTTTGGTTTCTGTAGTGCATATTATCTTAGTAGTGGCTTATATTACCATCTCCTTAAATTATACCTTCTTAGAAAACGATTTTTACTATCAGAAAATCCTCTATCAAAATCAGCAGGAATATTTGACGGTGATAGAAAATCTTCTCAATGGTTATCGGGAGTTGAAGCATGGGTGGAAGAACTACTTGACGGGATTTTCTGGCTTTATCTATGGAGACGAGCAGGATTGGGAGGCTTTGATAGGATACTATGAATCTGTGGTGAAAAAAACCAAGCACTTAACCAAGGATTGCTTAACGGTATTAACTAAAATTAAAGATTATATCCTATTGGGGATGTTTATTGAAAGGATTAATGAAGCTGAGGCAAAAGAAATCAATGTCAATATCAATATTAGTGGTGAGGAAGTGAAGCTGGGAAAAGACTATGATTTTCAAATGGACTTAAACTTTATGCTGGGAAATTTCTTGGACAATGCCATCAGACATGCTGAGGAGGCAGAGATCCCCATCTTATGGATTGAGATAGTCTGTGAAGAAGAGTATACCAATTTTGTCATTAAAAATACCTTCAAAAAGGAATCTATGAAGGCAAAACAACGCTTTGATGGGGGGCATGGTTTGCGGCTGGTGACAGAAAAGGTCAAGAAATATCCATTCATTGTCCACAGCACCATTATTGATGGAGATCTTTTTATTCAGGAATTGATTATAGAGAAACAGCCAATGCGTAGTTTGGCATAA